The sequence below is a genomic window from Chaetodon trifascialis isolate fChaTrf1 chromosome 18, fChaTrf1.hap1, whole genome shotgun sequence.
TTGGATGGGAAGCttggctgctggggcacctgtggcagctgctgggatgggaagctgggctgctggggcacctgtggcagctgctgggGTGGGAAGCTAGGCTGCTGAGgcacctgtggcagctgctgggGTGGGAAGCTGGGCTGCTGAGgcacctgtggcagctgctgggATGGGAAGctaggctgctggggcacctgtggcagtGGCTTGGATGGGAAGctaggctgctggggcacctgtggcagctgctgggGTGGGAAGCTGGGCTGCTGAGgcacctgtggcagctgctgggGTGGGAAGCTGGGCTGCTGAGgcacctgtggcagctgctgggATGGGAAGctaggctgctggggcacctgtggcagtGGCTTGGATGGGAAGCTAGGCTGCTGGGAcacctgtggcagctgcttgGATGGGAAGCTCGGCTGCTGGGGCACTTGTGGCAGTTGCTTGGATGGGAAGCttggctgctggggcacctgtggcagtGGCTGGGATGGGAAGctaggctgctggggcacctgtggcagtGGCTGGGATGGGAAGCTGGGCTGCTGAGgcacctgtggcagctgctgggGTGGGAAGCTGGGCTGCTGAGGCACCTGTGGCAGTGGCTGGGATGGGAAGctaggctgctggggcacctgtggcagtGGCTTGGATGGGAAGCTAGGCTGCTGGGAcacctgtggcagctgcttgGATGGGAAGCTcggctgctggggcacctgtggcagtGGCTGGGATGGGAAGctaggctgctggggcacctgtggctgaTGAACTGTTTCCACTACCTGTAGGGGTGGATGTATTAAATATTGCAATTCTTTTAACAACATTCAACTGTGGTTCCTTTTACTCAGTTTCAGTCTGATAACTTGGTATCAGTAGCTACTTGCCTTATTTGCATTTGGGATTGAATCACCACCAAGTGGCCCAGTGCTCCATGAAGATTCAACTCCAGTGTTAGAGCCACTTGAAACTGGTTGAAAGCCTACAGCTGGCACACCAGTATCTCCATAGTTCTTAGATCCAATACTCAAAGCTGTTGAGAAAGTATTTTAGTCTATGTATATTATCAACTAAGAAGCTCCACAATTTGACTAAACTTACCATTTGCTTGATGTCTTCCAACAACTAGCAAGGACAACAGCAACCATCTAAAAAAGACATCCAAGTTACTGCATGCTTCAGTAATGAGttcaacaaacacataaacacattcaaaacTTACCTTAAGAGAAACCCCATGGCTTCAGCCACAGTTGTAGGCCAATGAAGCAGCAAACACACGTCTGGCAGCACCTACCAAACCACACAACTGAGCCAGTATGAGAACAATAAGTCAGTGAGAGTCCACTGGAGCTCTTTATAAGCCGTCCTCTCCTAATTTGCTGATTAACTGAACACAGGTGCCAGTAGTTCAATTGGAGCAACAAGGTGCCAATAATTTTCCCTaccttcttcagctgctgtatAATGCTCGCGTTCGACAGCAGTACTCCATCTAGCGGTAAGGATGTATAATGGCAAATCAGGTCTGACAGTGTGAAGCAGGGTGGTCAAACTCACTGCCCTCAAAGGGCCAGTTGTATGTAAGACTGTATAAATATAACAGCTCCTTAACATATTGTTAAACATCTGTTTTCTGGATTTCATTACTCAAGTGTACAAATATTGTAGATGCAATTACAGAAAATTGCAATTACAGAAAAGTAAGAATATATGTTATAACAAATCGCTTTAATTTATCAGGTTAAGTAAGTTACATATAATTACATAAATTCTACTCCTTCATCACTGACACTGgctcatccattcattttctataccgcaagaggcggggtacaccctggaccggtcaccagttgatcgcagggcaacatacaagacaaacaaccattcacacacacactcacacctaggggcaattagAGTtgccaattaacctaatgagcatgtttttggtctgtgggaggaagccagagtacctggagagaacccacgcatgcacaggaagaacatgcaaacttcacacagaaaggcccggcccgggatcgaaccggcaaccttcttgctgtgaggcacgcacactacctgctgcgccactgtgctgccccttttaaaaataatttaaggTAAAACATGCAATTTACTTTAGATCAAATAGAACTGTGCTGTGCAGAAGAGGGTGCCATAAAGTCTATAGTGCCCTACAATCACATGTCCTGTTGTAATCAGGAAATCTAAGTTGGTGTGAAACAGGCTGGTGTGTTATGTTGGACAACTTGCCTCAAGAATTATGCTTGCAAACCCTTAGATCAAAGATGGTTGACATTTTATACCCATGTTCTCAGAACTCCTCCACTCCCTGCATGTCCCAAACCTGTCCTTAAAGATGTACTTGTAATGAGCTCTAAGAAAACAGGAAGATTTCCTGACCAAGTCTACTTTGTACCTACTGTTCAGAGTCATTTAACTTCACCCTCAGTAGGTAAAACTACTTTAAATCTAACATGGTGCATCAGAGTATCTTCTCAGCTCATTTTTGCCTTGGAATAAAGTTCTGCCAAATGAATGTCAAGATAAAATGTATAGAAATTAATTAAATGCTGCTCTACTGGATGACACACTGACAAGTATGCAGGTGGACaccccctagtgtcctggattgtggactacctgactggcagaccacagtatgtgcgcctgcaacactgtgtgtcagacattgtggtcagcaacactggggccccacaggggaccgttctctctcccttcctcttcaccctctacaccagagacttcaactattgcacagagacctgccacctccagaggttttctgatgactctgcaatagttggatgtatcagcaagggtgATGatacagggctgctgtggacaactttgtcacatggtgtgagcagaaccatctccaactaaatgtggcaaagaccaaggaactggtagtggacctgaggaaaaccaaggcaccggtgacccctgtttccatccaggggtCCCGTGTTGACATTGGAGGATaacaagtacctgggggtacatattgaaaataaactggactgggcaacgaacactgacactctctacaggaagggccagatTCACCTCTATTTTCCTGAGgtgactgaggtccttcaacatctgccagaCTATGCTCAGaattttctatgagtctgtggcagctagtgctattctctatgctgttgtgtgctggggcagcaggctgaggatggcagtCACCAACAGatctgcaaggccagtgacattgtggggatgtaatgtgaaaggagaaGGCTGAATAAGCTACAGACTATCTTGGACATCTCACACCCAcctcatgatgtgctggtcaggcacaAGAGTtctttcagtgagagactcatcccaccaaaactcaggaccAAATGCTACAGAAAAGAATTCCTGCCTGTGGCAGgaacctgtacaactcctctcTGAATGGCCCTTGCACTTTCAATGCCTCcaatacattttccattttcacacCCAATCTTcagtatgtgtattttttgtatattttgtgttATATACATATATTCTTAGTATAAAtatcttgtatggagcactgctacaaaaacaatttcacctcagggatcaataaagcaaTCCTGAATTTAACAGAATTGTTGCAAGATTAAACTGATCCCCATGAACAGAAAATACTTTGTGTAAACCCAGTGGTCTGACATTCAGAAACATCAAGACATCAGAATTCAAGGTTAATTTATTGATTTTCAAGTCAATACAACagctcagttgaaaacagtcttTGAAGAATCTTGACTGCTGGGCCTGAAACAAACAGGATTAAGGTCAGACAGTATGAAAATGCTAAATCAGTTGTCAACCAAGTTTAAGTACATACCCTGCCCATTGCACCCCTGGGTTTGACTGAAGTCCATAGCCATATCCATAAACAGCAGGAGCATTGTCCCTGGAAGAAATTCAAGGAGCTAAATTATTCACTGATGTGAACAATGTTTATGAATGTGCCAGTGATGACTGCTTACCTATTTGAAGCCATCTGGGGACCAGCACCATGGGCAAAAGTTGGATAATCATGTGGCTGGTCAGAAACTTGAAACCACTGAGGCTGGTAGCTGGGCTGTTGGGACCTCTTGGATGGGTAGGcgggctgctggggcacctgtggctgTTGGGGCACCTGTGGCTGTTGGGGCCTCTTGGATgggtagctgggctgctggggcacctgtggctgTTGGGGCCTCTTGGATGGGTAGCCGGGTTGCTGGGGCACCTGCGGCTGCTTGGATGGGTAGCTGGGCCGCTGGGGCCTCTGGGATGGGTAGCCAGGATGTTGCTTGGGAGGGTAcctgggctgctggggcacctgtggctgctgcttgGATGGGTAGCcaggctgctggggcacctgtggcctCTGCTTGGATGGGTAGCCGGGCTGTTGGGGCCTCTTGGATGGGTAGccgggctgctggggcacctgtggccgCTGGGGCCTCTTGGATGGGTAGCCAGGCTGTTGCTTGGGAGGGTAcctgggctgctggggcacctgtggctgctgcttgGATGGGTAGCcaggctgctggggcacctgtggcctCTGCTTGGATGGGTAGCcaggctgctggggcacctgtggctgTTGGGGCCTCTTGGATGGGTAGCCAGGCTGTTGCTTTGGAgggtagctgggctgctggggcacctgtggccgCTGCTTGGATGGGTAGCTGGGCcgctggggcacctgtggctgTTGGGGCCTCTTGGATGGGTAGccgggctgctggggcacctgtggccgCTGCTTGGATGGGAAGctaggctgctggggcacctgtggccgCTGCTTGGATGGGAAGctaggctgctggggcacctgtggccgCTGCTTGGATGGGAAGctaggctgctggggcacctgtggccgCTGCTTGGATGGGAAGctaggctgctggggcacctgtggccgCTGCTTGGATGGGAAGctaggctgctggggcacctgtggcagctgcttgGATGGGAAGctaggctgctggggcacctgtggccgCGGCTTGGATGGGTAGCCAGGCCGCTGGGGCACCCGGGATGGGTAGCCAGACTGTTGCTTGGGAGGGTAGCttggctgctggggcacctgtggcagcGGCTGGGATGGgaagctgggctgctggggcacctgtggcagcGGCTGGGATGGGAAActaggctgctggggcacctgtggcagcGGCTGGGATGGGAAActaggctgctggggcacctgtggcagctgcttgGATGGGAAGCttggctgctggggcacctgtggcagcGGCTTGGATGGgaagctgggctgctggggcacctgtggcagctgcttgGATGGGAAGctaggctgctggggcacctgtggcagctgcttgGATGGGAAGctaggctgctggggcacctgtggcagctgcttgGATGGGAAGctaggctgctggggcacctgtggcagctgcttgGATGGGAAGctaggctgctggggcacctgtggcagctgcttgGATGGGAAGctaggctgctggggcacctgtggcagctgcttgGATGGGAAGctaggctgctggggcacctgtggcagctgcttgGATGGGAAGctaggctgctggggcacctgtggcagctgcttgGATGGGAAGctaggctgctggggcacctgtggcagctgcttgGATGGGAAGctaggctgctggggcacctgtggcagctgcttgGATGGGAAGctaggctgctggggcacctgtggcagctgcttgGATGGGAAGctaggctgctggggcacctgtggcagctgcttgGATGGGAAGctaggctgctggggcacctgtggcagctgcttggatgggaagctgggctgctggggcacctgtggcagctgcttggatgggaagctgggctgctggggcacctgtggcagctgcttggatgggaagctgggctgctggggcacctgtggcagctgcttggatgggaagctgggctgctggggcacctgtggcagctgcttggatgggaagctgggctgctggggcacctgtggcagctgcttggatgggaagctgggctgctggggcacctgtggcagctgctgggatgggaagctgggctgctggggcacctgtggcagctgctgggatgggaagctgggctgctggggcacctgtggcagtGGCTGGGATGGGAAGCTTGGCTGCTGAGGCACCTGTGGCAGTGGCTTGGATGGGAAActaggctgctggggcacctgtggcagcGGCTTGGATGGGAAActaggctgctggggcacctgtggcagtTGCTTGGATGGGAAGCTTGGCTGCTGGGGCATCTGTGGCAGTGGCTTGGATGGGAAGctaggctgctggggcacctgtggcagtGGCTGGGATGGGAAGCTcggctgctggggcacctgtggcagtGGCTGGGATGGGAAGctaggctgctggggcacctgtggctgaTGAACTGTTTCCACTACCTGTAGGGGTGGATGTATTAAATATTGCAATTCTTTTAACAACATTCAACTGTGGTTCCTTTTACTCAGTTTCAGTCTGATAACTTGGTATCAGTAGCTACTTGCCTTATTTGCATTTGGGATTGAATCATCACCACCAAGTGGCCCAGTGCTCCATGAAGATTGAACTCCAGTGTTAGAGCCACTTGAAACTGGTTGAAAGCCTACAGCTGGCACACCAGTATCTCCATAGTTCTTAGATCCAATACTCAAAGCTGTTGAGAAAGTATTTTAGTCTATGTATATTATCAACTAAGAAGCTCCACAATTTGACTAAACTTACCATTTGCTTGATGTCTTCCAACAACTAGCAAGGACAACAGCAACCATCTAGAAAAGACATCCAAGTTACTGCATGCTTCAGTAATGAGttcaacaaacacataaacacattcaaaacTTACCTTAAGAGAAACCCCATGGCTTCAGCCACAGTTGTAGGCCAATGAAGCGGCAAACGCACGTCTGGCAGCACCTACCAAACCACACAACTGAGCCAGTATGAGAACAATAAGTCAGTGAGAGTCCACTGGAGCTCTTTATAAGCCGTCCTCTCCTAATTTGCTGATTAACTGAACACAGGTGCCAGTAGTTGAAGGCAGGTGTGGCTAATTATCAGATAGGAGAGGTCCACTGCAGTATAGGGACTAGAAAATGCCAGTTCAGAGGCTTTCAGAAACTTCTAGATCTCTCTTGTTAGGTGTGTCCTTTTCACTGACCTACAGTCAGAAAGAGCATCTGTTCAGGTCCATCATCATGGCTTATTTCAGCCACTTTATAGAATATGATGGATTTTGAGTTCATGAGTTTTACCATAATTTAAAATATGTGATTCAGTAAATATCAAGAAGAGGGCAGAATAAACTCAgggtgcagagaaactgaacTTTCTACTTGATTGGGTTAGTGTCACTTAAACtagtttatttttctctgttaaaTACAcaagcatgaaaaataaatcagacaGATAAAGAAAGATATGTTGTCTGGCTTTAAATTATATATTACTCGACAGTTGGTGGACTTTCAACGAATCAAATAGTGTAAGAATAAACATACTGTTTATAAAATGATTTAATGTTTTGTATCAAGCTAAGAGAAGTCAACAAGTGTAGAACATGTGAACCGTTTACACCAGAAAAAAATAGTAAATATTGACACTTATATGTAGCAATACTGTGTAACATAATATAACGAATTGTATTATATGAGTATCGTAAATTATGCCGTATAATATGTGATAAAACATATGATTATTATGAAATTATCTTCcttaataaaaatat
It includes:
- the LOC139346596 gene encoding adhesive plaque matrix protein-like, with protein sequence MEILVVETVHQPQVPQQPSFPSQPLPQVPQQPSFPSQPLPQVPQQPSFPSKPLPQMPQQPSFPSKQLPQVPQQPSFPSKPLPQVPQQPSFPSKPLPQVPQQPSFPSQPLPQVPQQPSFPSQQLPQLPQVPQQPSFPSKQLPQVPQQPSFPSKQLPQVPQQPSFPSKQLPQVPQQPSFPSKQLPQVPQQPSFPSKQLPQVPQQPSFPSKQLPQVPQQPSFPSKQLPQVPQQPSFPSKQLPQVPQQPSFPSKQLPQVPQQPSFPSKQLPQVPQQPSFPSKQLPQVPQQPSFPSKQLPQVPQQPSFPSKQLPQVPQQPSFPSKPLPQVPQQPSFPSKQLPQVPQQPSFPSQPLPQVPQQPSFPSQPLPQVPQQPSFPSQPLPQVPQQPSYPPKQQSGYPSRVPQRPGYPSKPRPQVPQQPSFPSKQLPQVPQQPSFPSKQRPQVPQQPSFPSKQRPQVPQQPSFPSKQRPQVPQQPSFPSKQRPQVPQQPSFPSKQRPQVPQQPGYPSKRPQQPQVPQRPSYPSKQRPQVPQQPSYPPKQQPGYPSKRPQQPQVPQQPGYPSKQRPQVPQQPGYPSKQQPQVPQQPRYPPKQQPGYPSKRPQRPQVPQQPGYPSKRPQQPGYPSKQRPQVPQQPGYPSKQQPQVPQQPRYPPKQHPGYPSQRPQRPSYPSKQPQVPQQPGYPSKRPQQPQVPQQPSYPSKRPQQPQVPQQPQVPQQPAYPSKRSQQPSYQPQWFQVSDQPHDYPTFAHGAGPQMASNRDNAPAVYGYGYGLQSNPGVQWAGYVLKLG